GGAAAGGCTTGTTAGTATAACGTATATGAAAACATACTCTGATACTCAAAAGTGTATCTTAGAAATGCTTGTTGTTGTTATTCTACAACCCCCTTTTCTTAAATAGGCAGTATAgaatatatttacattaatattcaataaaGGGGGAGGGATTATAGGATATTTCCTATTTACAAGGAGTAATTGAGAATCCCTAATAGCAATTGGAAATCCCTAAcaattatgtattaaatatatagaataatCTATTAAAGACAAAATAAACTATATTTATACACATTAACATTCCCCCTCAAATTGATGTTGGTAAATCAACCAGCAACAATTTGCCAACAAGAAATTGATGGCGGTATCAAGGCATAGCTCTGGTAAAGATATCTACAACTTGAAGATCAGTGGAGATGTAAGGAAGAGAGATGACATTGTTGGTCAAGGCTTCTCGAATATAATGACAATCCACTTTAATATGCTTGGTACGTTCATGAAACGCTGGATTTGCAGCAATTTGAATAGCACTTGTATTGTTTGCATGAAGAGGTGTAGATGTAGGTTGGAAAGTTTCATGTAGATTTCTTCTTTGAGATCATCATGAAGAAAAACATTcttgacatccatttgatgcaatggCCAAAATTGAGAAGCAGCAATAGCAAGGATAGTCCGAATTGTAGTCATCTTAGCAACAAGAGCAAATGTCTCCTCATAATCAATCCCATACTCTTGTCTATTACTAAGAACAACCAGTCGAGCTTTATAGCGATCTGATGAGCCATCAAATCAAAGTTTGATGGAGAACACTCATTTACTTCCAATAGGTTTTACCGTGGGAGGACAAGACACAATATCCCATGTGTGATTTTCTTGAAGTGCTTGTAGTTCTTCTTGCATTGCCTTTTTCCAACAGTCATGTTCCATAGTATAGGTATAACTAGAAGGAATAGAAATAGACGACAATGTAGTGGATAAAGAAATAGGTGTAAAGAAACTATACCAATCAGGAGGTTTTGATGATCGAGTGGACCGGCGAAGAGGTAGAATAGATGTGACAGGATCAAGTGCCGATGGAGGGACAAAATCAAGTGTCGGAGCAGAATCAGGAAGGGTACCAGAAGGAAGACGACATCTTATATACACCAAACCAGGCTTGAACTGTTCCACAATGTGAGAAGAGTCTAAAAAATGTGGCATAAAGgagaaagatgaagatgatggtgCAACATAGGAGGgaaagaaaaaatgattttcaaaGAACACCACATTCCTAGAAACTCTAATGCGACGAAGCTATGGATCATATCAAACATAACCTTTTTTATTAATAGCATAACCTAGAAAAGCACACTTAATAGATTGATTAATGAGTTTGTGACGTTCATGAGGAGCAAGATGAACAAAACAAACACAACCAAAATGTTATGGTGTGGAAGGACAAGAACATTAAGATATAATTCTCTTGTTTGAAGAAAACTTTGAAATGCATTAGACATATATTCACCTCCAGAATctgatcttaaaatttttatgtgaGCAGAGAATTGAGTCTTAAGGAAAGAAACAAAACGTTGAAATACATAGAAAACTTCTGCTTTAGACCGAAGAAAATATACCCAAGTAAATTGATTGTAGTCATCTATGAACGTGACAAAATACTTATAACCTGCATGAGATACAATAGGAGAAATCCCCCAAACATCGTTATGAATAATGTCAAAACAATGATTTGCCTGAGATGCATTATGAGGAAATGGTAAAGTTTTACTTTTACCAAGTTTACAAGTAGTACAATCAAAAGAAACATGGGAGTTTTTATTGCCCAAATAACTAGATTTAAACAACGTACTAAGTACATGAAAATTTGGATGGCCTAAACGATTATGCcacattttatttagttgtcTATCATCAACACAAACTAGAGAAAAAACAGGACAATATGTGGAAGGTGAGATGCATAGTGGAAAGAGTCGTCCCACTTTAGGTCCCTTCAGAATGATCTTCCCAATCCTACACAACACAACCAGAACGAGAAAATTGGACATTATAATCATGATCAACTAATTGGCCAACAAATATGAGATTTGTGGAAAGATTAGGAGACATAAAGACATTAGGCAAAGAAGGAGAAATATCACCAATAGCACTAATAGGTAAGGAGGTTCCATTAGCTGTGTAAATTTATTGATTGCCATCATAAGGTTTCACATTGGGTAGGGacacaacaaaatttgtcatATGGTTAGACGCTCCAGAATCAAGATACCAATGTTGAGAAGAAACGAGAGTATTACCTGAAAGACCAAGGGCAACAAAGGTTGACACAATCATTTGTTGTACCATTTCTGGAGTAAGAGTGTTTGCAGGAGGTGTAGGAACAGAAGTTGGAGCAGGCAAAGCAGCAGAACTCGAACACCAACAAAGATGTGATAAGTAGTGCCTTATTTCTTTGCAGGGCGAATAAGACAAGCGGTGATAATATGCCCCCTTTGTTTGCAATAGTTACAGAATTTTTGTGAACAATCCTTTGCAAGATGACCAAATCCCTTACAATTGTAGCATGGGATAGAACACATATCTCTGAGCTTATTCTTTCCTTGGGCGGCATAGGCCACACTAATCGAAGTAGTAGAATTCATATTTTGTTCCATAACTGTGTGTGTTTTGATTCGTTGTTCTTCTCGGAGAAGCTCACTCAAGCAAGCATCCAAAGTAGGCACATGGTCACGATTCATCATATTAGATCGAGTAGCGCCAAAATCAGATCGTAGCTTCGTCAAAAATTGATCTCACTTGCTAGTTTGGTGCATCGTTTGGACAGCTGATAAGGCTTCATTAGAAATACCcgcataaataatatttgagtatTCAGCCTAAAGATTTTGAAAACCAGAATAATATTCCTCAATCGATAGATTTCCTTGTGTGAAATTAGTCATCTCATAATCCAATTGAAACCTCCAAGCTGTATTGGCTTGAtgataaacatttttaatataatctcACATATCCTTAGCAGTGTTGTAAGGCCAAAGATTAAGGATAAAATAGGTCATGATTTGGGCATTTTTCGTTTCCCACTTCGCCAAATCTGTTGCAGCCGTTGTTGCGGGAATTTTGCCATCAATATGACCCCATAATTATTTGCCTTTGACAAAGAGCTTAAATTGGAACTCCCAAGCAGCATAATTTTTTCCATTAAATCAAACCAGAAAAGGGTCAACTTTATCCGAGACCATATGAACAAGGACACAAAGAATGggttttcaaaatcaaaactaGAGAAGATCGGGGCATGACGAACATCAAACCAGAATGAATCAAACAGCGTGAGTGTGCAATAGCAAGGACGAATCGTGAGAACAAATCAAAACAAACACGACAATCACATTGATACGAACGAGAGTCAAAGTCGCGAACAAGAACAAATTCACAAACCACCACCGAACACGAACCAAAACAATCAAGAAGCGAAAAGGTTGAAGAACTTCCACCAATTGCGAATGTCAATCACAAACTCAATAACTCAATAACAACGTATCAAAGAAGACCAAGATAGAGAACACAAGAGTGACCCACAATCCAAAGTTGTAGCTCTAATACCATGTCACAGTATCACAATATCTGAAAACATACTCACATACTCTAATACTCAAGAATGTATCTTAAAAAGGTTTATTGTTATTTTGCAACCCCTTTTCTTATATAAgcactataaaatatatttacattaatattcGATATTAATATTCGATAAAAAGGAGAGAGATTGTaagatattttctatttataaaggAAGTAATTGAGAATCCCATAATTGAGAATCTCCAACAACAATTGAAAACCCCAAACaactatatattaaatattaaaataatctattAAAGACATAATAAACTATATTTATACACATTAACAAGAGCATCTCTTCGTAAAAGACACATAATTACTAACAGTAACTTTTTAACAGAAGTTACATAACGACACATACACAGCTTGGACTAACAGAGGAATATTATAACCCttgaaaaactaataaaatatcaacAAGAGCATTAATATCTCAACACCAGTTACCCTCTTTTGACACAGTTTTTTCTAAAAGGAAGAGTGAAAACAAAGGTCTCAAATGAGAGTAACAGGTGTCAAAATAATTCTTTCCATATCAACAAGTATTACAATCAAAACTAGTGCGGCGTATCCTATAATAACTTTTCTTGCTTCAAGGAATTCAAAATTTCCTTGTAAACTATCTTCTTGGCTGTGTCCTTGAGAGCATGACCGAGATACTCATACTGATGAATGATTTCATCAGCTTCTACCTCCATTCTATAAGTAGTCACGCCATCTTTTCTGTTCACAACCTcttgtataatattataatttcttttttgtatcAATTCATGCAACTCTCTGATGGGGTGGAGCTTCAATGTATCTGGTGTGACAAGAGGTTCCAAAAGTGGCCTTATGCTTTCCCACACAACCTCTTTATTGTATCCTGAATCAACTAGAATCGCTCCAGCCAAAGACTCTATAATGTCTCCAAGCACCTATCAAACAATAACAAACTACATTATGTGTTTTGTAATGGTTAACACATTGAATGAGTCACGAATACAACTCTGCGGCAAAACTCAAAGTAAGATATACCAAATAGGGAAGGCAATAAAGCAAGATGGTGTTTGCAACATTGGAGAAGCATAAGTTTTTGATCAAATTTACCAACAATGTTTAGTTCTTTAGTGTAGTAACCAATTCTCCTTCATGAGTCTATGAAGTAAATTTTAACAACCAACCTTAGGAAGTGATGTCTCTGACTCGTATCCAAAAGTTGAGGATGAAGACAACTTATCAAAACTGTTTAGTGATATAGCAATATGCTTATGCAGTTCTTGTGAGGCATGGAGTACATGTTTGTGCAAACCATGCTTAATGGCAGACCATGCATAACAATCGTTATTCACAGAAGCTGACCTCATGTCAGTTAACTGCCCAGGTGACATGCCAGGATATTTTTTGTACAAATGCCAAGTAATCAGATAATCCAGTACTGAATCTCCAAGAAATTCTAGCCTCTGCAGAGCAAGGAGTACAtcattttttacatataaagataataatggAACAAAGTAACAagaatatgaattaaaaatgattgaTCATGAAGAATGTGTTTCATTACTATTTATCAGATCCTACCAAAAGATAGGCTAGTAAATATGGGGTTGGAGAAAGTTCATTCATACATACATAATGAATTTATGCTAATGCAATGTCTTGTTTCCATATGATGAATAATAAGCATAAGTAAAAATACCTGATAACATCTAGGAACTTCAGGCAGCATGTAAGAACCATGGGTCAGAGCTTCCACTAAAAGAGTATTGTCATGGAATGAGTAATTCAGTTGTGATTCTAAATGGCTGACATTAATCAGTTTCTCCGGTTGAATGTCAAAGTGCCTTTCATAGGGTACTTGATCAAAATTCACTTTAATACCAATCCAATCCATGAACAACAATGCAGCTTTTTCACCACCAGTGCTGAGGAAGGCACCAATTAGTGCCTCAACTACATCAGCAATAAGCTttcgttttaattttctttttccagaAATATAAATCTGTTTCCCTTTGATAATCAACTCTTCTATTTTAAAACTTCCAGATTTATCACCAGGAATGATCCAGGAATGAGGATCAAATGGTTCATTTCGTATGAAACCCtgcaaataaaaactaattaagaattctgaaataaatgaaacaatattAAAGAGAAATAAAGCGGGAGAGAATACCGGAAGGCCAGAACTGCACCCTAACTTGCAGAGTGTAGCGTTAGAAATCATCTTTTCCCTCTTCAAACTAAGGAGACCTTCATGGTCACTTTCATAGGTTTTAAAAAGCTGTTGACTGGCagcatattttaaaaaagaatctCCAAGAGTTTCTAGAGACTCATAATGGAAAGGCTCTTGGCATTTTTTAGAAGTTATTGCCTCTAACACCTACAATGCCAATTGCAGATATCTTTTGGTGTAAGTAACTTTCTAATATTTGACAACtggatgaaataaaaataacaatagtaaaaataaatgaatcCACACTATGAGAGAACACCAAGACAAATTAACCAATAGATGCTAATGTAGACCATTTCACACAACTGCTTATATATAtgtaaagtataaaaaaaacttgcagTAAGCTAATTTGTTTTCTAGATTGTAACAGTGAGCATGTACACACCTTCATTATTTCAGTTTCATTCTGCGCGCAATGAAATAAATGCATCTTCTTTAAGTTGAAAGCTCCAACCAATGATTCAATCCGATGCATGATTGATGGAATAAATGAGAAGGAATAAATGATACTATCTTGTATTGGAGACATGATTATAGAACACAGTTCAGGAGGTAATTCAACAAAGGCCTTGCTTGCTTCTGAAATGAAAAACATGGAAGTAAGGATTTAGATTCGGTTGCATATTGTTAGTGTTTAAGAATAACACTAAACATTTCCGCAACTTTTCTGCACATGAATAAATATTCAGGCCTCGTGACATGATAACTAAGTTATTGTTAATAGCAGTTACTGCCGAAGCGGATGCAAAGTTTATTCATATTAGGATTATAACATTGCGTTTCAGAAAGCCAAAACAGAGATAACAACTAAGAGGCTTAAAGTATTGTGCCACACCCAAACAAGTAGAGGCTATTTTCATAGTTCCAATCCAAAGAAACTGTTCAGAAGAAATAGCATACAAACAAGCCTGGTTCCTTTGAATTAAAATCAGAGGGCATGTAATGCCAGGTATACATTCACATAGTAGAGATCAAGGAAcagaataaaattaacaaattgaaAATCAGGTCAAACCTCCTTCTTTCCTCTGTTTGCGTCCATCACAATAATTTTTAGCCTGAAAATTGTGTCTTGCTTTAAGCAGCTGCTGATGTTCAAATTGCAATGATATACCGTGACTGAAAattggaaacaaaaataatgatgcACTCTAGCAGGTAAAGTAACCTGAGAATAaacataaatgaataaattactTACTGTTgttcataataatttttgtacGTAGTGACTCCACCAGTCCTTAGTTCCAAAGGTGAGTTTCCATCTAATTCCATTAGACCAGTGGTGATATAGAAATAATTCTTACCAATAGCATGGGACGTGCAAACCAACGCATTCTGTAGTTTACAAGTGCACACTAGACCACTTTTTGTCCTTATGTGGGGTTGATGACACTTGCACGTAAACTTAGATGCATTTACAGAATTGATAGCTAACCAATTAACAAGTGATTTCTCCCCTTTCCCAATAGCTGGAAGCAAAAGATAGTCAATACCAACATCATCTTGCAAATAGCTTTTGTCCAAACCAATTGGCAACTCGTTCATATCATGATGTATGAGAATTCTAAGCAACGTGACTTGGAAATTTTTACACAAAAGAACctggaaaacaaaataaacaaacaataaattcaAACGTTTTGTTAACCCACATGCAAATAAGTTCGATATAATTAAAGGATAACTAGACAGCATACCTGATCTTGCGAAAGATTAATGGTTCCTTTGTATCTTAACTTTACGGACACACTACCTCTGTCAAAACCCATATCAAATTGGGAGCACACAATTTCTGGATCAAGCTTAATTCTCATAGCAAGAAAAATATCTTGCACAGAGATATCATAGCTAAAATTTTGACTGAGTTCCATCAAATAACAATGGTATGTTGTGTCACTATTAGTTGACACACAACTTACCAATCCAAATGGAATGTAAGTTGGTTGGATATCATCATAAGGTTCATTCCCTGAAAGAATTTGATTGATGAGGAAATCATTCAAAGATTCATGTGGAAGTCGATCAAAGAATTATATGGACAAACAGTTTATGTTCAAATACaatattcaaaaagaaaaacactaatAGTACGAGAAATTAATAAAAGGCATGTAAGTTACCAAATTCTTCAACCTCTGCTGCTTGAATGACAATATCAGGAACAAGATTATCAGTCAGAGCTCCTATCTTGTGAAGTTGTTTGCAAGCTTCAAGGCATGCCATATTCTTTAAGTGTTTTTTGTCTCCAACTACACGAATAGGCTGTAGAGGACAGCTCTTTGGAAGATACAACGTTCCAGTTTCTTTGTCCCACCTTGGAGTCGGTTTAAAGTATCTGAGAGAGTAATCTAATggtat
This region of Vigna unguiculata cultivar IT97K-499-35 chromosome 5, ASM411807v1, whole genome shotgun sequence genomic DNA includes:
- the LOC114184241 gene encoding endoribonuclease Dicer homolog 2-like; translation: MATLPLSVHGGEKRKSDETESAEQKGKIVIEGALSMGIHPHTKQQKITRDVLPFARSYQLEALDKAIHENTIVYLETGSGKTLIAIMLLRSYAHHLRKPSPFIAVFLVPQVVLVSQQAEVVKMHTDLKVGVYWGDMGVDFWDAATWEQEMDKHEVLIMTPVILLNCLRHSFLKLNMIKVLIMDECHHARGKHPYACIMTEFYHHQLQSGSSDLPRIFGMTASPIKTKVGKSESSLSENIQKLMTLMHSKVYTCASEAVITQFIPTSTPKLKFYNDNGIQFVLFEEIASKLKMLKEQHELTLESSDFTGSVAESAQKRITKMFDALIFSLGELGVWLALKAADCLSSSEFDSFSWGHSGDKVVKNFILACIDTLKSYLQCDAKWSIGDNIKFDLEMGLLTSKVCCLIDSILDYRGLRDMRCIVFVERIITAIVLEDLFNTLLPKYNTWKTKFIAGNNFGLKNQSRNKQNKIVEEFRMGLVNIIVATSILEEGLDVQSCNLVIRFDPSPTVCSFIQSRGRARMKNSDYILMVERGDSATRTRLEKYLASADIMRKESLRQSSLPCDPFKGDDFDKEAYHVASTGAIANLSSGISLIYLYCSRLPADGYFKPTPRWDKETGTLYLPKSCPLQPIRVVGDKKHLKNMACLEACKQLHKIGALTDNLVPDIVIQAAEVEEFGNEPYDDIQPTYIPFGLVSCVSTNSDTTYHCYLMELSQNFSYDISVQDIFLAMRIKLDPEIVCSQFDMGFDRGSVSVKLRYKGTINLSQDQVLLCKNFQVTLLRILIHHDMNELPIGLDKSYLQDDVGIDYLLLPAIGKGEKSLVNWLAINSVNASKFTCKCHQPHIRTKSGLVCTCKLQNALVCTSHAIGKNYFYITTGLMELDGNSPLELRTGGVTTYKNYYEQHHGISLQFEHQQLLKARHNFQAKNYCDGRKQRKEGEASKAFVELPPELCSIIMSPIQDSIIYSFSFIPSIMHRIESLVGAFNLKKMHLFHCAQNETEIMKVLEAITSKKCQEPFHYESLETLGDSFLKYAASQQLFKTYESDHEGLLSLKREKMISNATLCKLGCSSGLPGFIRNEPFDPHSWIIPGDKSGSFKIEELIIKGKQIYISGKRKLKRKLIADVVEALIGAFLSTGGEKAALLFMDWIGIKVNFDQVPYERHFDIQPEKLINVSHLESQLNYSFHDNTLLVEALTHGSYMLPEVPRCYQRLEFLGDSVLDYLITWHLYKKYPGMSPGQLTDMRSASVNNDCYAWSAIKHGLHKHVLHASQELHKHIAISLNSFDKLSSSSTFGYESETSLPKVLGDIIESLAGAILVDSGYNKEVVWESIRPLLEPLVTPDTLKLHPIRELHELIQKRNYNIIQEVVNRKDGVTTYRMEVEADEIIHQYEYLGHALKDTAKKIVYKEILNSLKQEKLL